A genomic stretch from Candidatus Fusobacterium pullicola includes:
- the proC gene encoding pyrroline-5-carboxylate reductase — MMKLGFIGCGNMGEAFLKGIINSEEVETKNIYVYDKLRGKEVADRYSVTLLSNELAIVEECDIIFLAVKPNVYFDVIDKIKDSVNSSKIIVAMAPGITMENILDEIDNRNSKIIRTMPNLPLMVQEGCIAYAFNENIEEEEKKFFKNLFERIGVAIETKEELFDAVIGASGSSPAFMFMFIEALADAAVYEGLPRSDAYKLVGQTLVGCGKLFLESGKHPGELKDSVCSPGGTTIVGVRYLEEAGFRGAVIKAVTETIKKSKEMSQNSNNN, encoded by the coding sequence ATTATGAAGTTAGGATTTATAGGTTGTGGAAATATGGGGGAAGCCTTTTTAAAAGGAATTATAAATTCGGAAGAGGTAGAGACAAAAAATATATATGTATATGACAAATTAAGAGGAAAAGAAGTAGCTGATAGATATAGTGTAACTCTTTTATCTAATGAATTAGCTATAGTAGAAGAGTGTGATATCATATTTTTAGCAGTGAAACCCAATGTGTATTTTGATGTAATAGATAAAATTAAGGATAGTGTTAATAGTAGTAAAATTATTGTTGCTATGGCTCCTGGTATAACTATGGAGAATATTTTAGACGAGATAGATAATAGAAATAGCAAGATAATAAGAACTATGCCAAATCTTCCACTTATGGTTCAAGAGGGCTGTATAGCATATGCTTTTAATGAAAATATAGAAGAGGAAGAGAAAAAATTTTTCAAAAATTTATTTGAAAGAATTGGAGTAGCTATTGAAACAAAAGAGGAACTATTTGATGCTGTTATAGGAGCATCTGGATCATCTCCAGCTTTTATGTTTATGTTTATAGAGGCTCTTGCAGATGCAGCTGTTTATGAAGGATTACCAAGAAGTGATGCTTATAAGTTAGTAGGACAAACTTTAGTAGGTTGTGGAAAATTATTTTTAGAGAGTGGGAAACATCCAGGAGAATTAAAAGATAGTGTTTGTTCTCCAGGGGGTACAACAATAGTTGGAGTTAGATATCTTGAAGAAGCCGGATTCAGAGGTGCTGTAATAAAAGCTGTTACTGAAACTATAAAAAAATCTAAAGAGATGAGTCAAAATAGCAATAATAATTAA
- a CDS encoding LysE family translocator, giving the protein MFGILNYQVFITSCIILALIPGSDTMFILGQSIMNSRKSGVYSALGICSGILVHTFLAAFGLSLILKNSLTAFNVVKFLGAMYLVYMGIKSIKSKESLLVTEGATPKENLKKSFFQGMITNILNPKVALFFLAFLPQFVDTTNSYGALPFAILGLTSFVISGIWCVSLSIFASFIAVFLKKNQNFGKVINKISGTIFIVLGINLLRAKINS; this is encoded by the coding sequence ATGTTTGGAATATTAAATTATCAAGTTTTTATTACATCTTGTATTATACTAGCATTGATTCCTGGAAGTGATACTATGTTTATATTGGGGCAATCAATAATGAATAGTAGAAAATCAGGAGTATATTCAGCTTTAGGTATATGTTCGGGAATACTTGTACACACTTTTTTAGCAGCTTTTGGTTTATCATTAATTTTAAAAAATTCATTGACAGCATTTAATGTTGTAAAATTTTTGGGAGCTATGTATCTTGTTTATATGGGAATAAAGAGTATAAAATCAAAAGAGAGTTTATTGGTGACAGAGGGAGCCACTCCAAAAGAAAACTTAAAAAAATCATTTTTTCAAGGAATGATAACTAATATATTAAATCCAAAGGTAGCATTATTTTTCTTAGCTTTTTTACCTCAATTTGTAGATACTACAAATAGTTATGGGGCTCTTCCTTTTGCTATTTTAGGATTAACATCCTTTGTAATATCTGGAATATGGTGTGTATCACTTTCAATTTTTGCTTCATTTATAGCAGTTTTTCTTAAAAAAAATCAAAACTTTGGAAAAGTAATAAACAAAATTTCTGGGACAATATTTATTGTATTGGGAATAAATTTGCTTAGAGCAAAGATAAATAGCTAA
- the infC gene encoding translation initiation factor IF-3, with amino-acid sequence MEVLTITDKIRINEKIKGKEFRIISSSGEQLGVMSANAALELARQEGLDLVEIAATAKPPVCKIMDFGKYRYEQTRKAKEAKKNQKQTVVKEVKVTARIDSHDLETKMSQIRKFLEKENKVKVTLVLFGREKMHATLGVDTLDDIAEKFADIAEADKKYSDKQKHIILSPKK; translated from the coding sequence ATGGAGGTGCTTACTATTACTGATAAAATTAGAATCAATGAAAAAATCAAAGGAAAAGAATTTAGAATAATCTCATCTTCTGGGGAACAATTAGGAGTTATGAGTGCAAATGCAGCACTTGAATTAGCTAGACAAGAGGGATTAGACTTAGTTGAAATAGCAGCTACTGCAAAGCCACCTGTATGTAAAATAATGGATTTTGGAAAATACAGATATGAGCAAACAAGAAAAGCTAAAGAAGCTAAGAAAAATCAAAAGCAAACAGTTGTAAAAGAGGTAAAAGTAACAGCTAGAATAGATAGTCATGATTTAGAAACTAAGATGTCTCAAATTAGAAAATTCTTAGAAAAAGAAAATAAAGTTAAAGTAACTTTAGTTTTATTTGGAAGAGAAAAGATGCATGCAACATTAGGTGTAGATACACTTGATGATATAGCTGAAAAATTTGCTGATATAGCTGAAGCTGATAAGAAATATAGTGATAAGCAAAAACATATAATCTTATCACCAAAAAAATAA
- the rpmI gene encoding 50S ribosomal protein L35, with protein MPKMKTHKGAKKRIKVTGTGKFVVKHSGKSHILTKKDRKRKNNLKKDFVVTETLTRHMKALLPYGAGR; from the coding sequence ATGCCAAAAATGAAGACTCATAAAGGAGCTAAAAAAAGAATTAAAGTTACAGGAACAGGTAAATTCGTAGTTAAACACTCAGGAAAAAGCCACATCTTAACTAAGAAAGATAGAAAAAGAAAGAACAACTTAAAGAAAGATTTCGTAGTAACTGAAACTTTAACAAGACACATGAAAGCTTTATTACCATATGGAGCAGGAAGATAA
- the rplT gene encoding 50S ribosomal protein L20, producing MRVKTGIVRRRKHKKVLKAAKGFRGASGDVIKQAKQATMRAAAYSTRDRKVTKRRMRQLWIIRINTAARLNGLTYSTLMNGLKKAGIVLDRKVLADIALNNAAEFAKLAETAKAAL from the coding sequence ATGAGAGTTAAAACTGGTATAGTTAGAAGAAGAAAACATAAAAAAGTTTTAAAAGCAGCTAAAGGATTTAGAGGTGCTTCTGGTGACGTTATAAAACAAGCTAAACAAGCTACAATGAGAGCAGCAGCTTACTCTACAAGAGATAGAAAAGTAACTAAGAGAAGAATGAGACAATTATGGATCATCAGAATAAATACTGCAGCTAGATTAAATGGATTAACTTATTCTACTTTAATGAATGGACTTAAGAAAGCTGGAATCGTTTTAGATAGAAAAGTTTTAGCTGATATCGCTTTAAACAACGCAGCTGAATTTGCTAAATTAGCAGAAACTGCAAAAGCAGCTCTATAA
- a CDS encoding Hsp20/alpha crystallin family protein: MLMPSIFRKGFMNDIFEDDFFKDNFRNQNLVGKTDIKELKDRYLLEVELPGFNKEDIKAEVNNGYLIITATHDENKDEKDKDGKYIRKERYTGQCTRSFYVGDNVSQEDIKGKFENGLLKLEVPKKEPKEKIENKKYIQIEG; this comes from the coding sequence ATGTTAATGCCTAGTATTTTTAGAAAAGGATTTATGAATGATATTTTTGAAGATGATTTCTTTAAAGACAACTTTAGAAATCAAAATTTAGTTGGAAAAACAGATATTAAAGAGTTAAAAGATAGGTATCTTTTAGAGGTTGAATTACCTGGATTCAATAAAGAGGATATTAAAGCGGAAGTAAATAATGGATATCTAATTATTACAGCAACTCATGATGAAAATAAAGATGAAAAAGATAAAGATGGAAAATATATTAGAAAAGAGAGATATACAGGACAATGTACAAGAAGTTTCTATGTAGGAGATAATGTTTCTCAAGAAGATATCAAAGGAAAATTTGAAAATGGACTTTTAAAATTAGAAGTTCCTAAAAAAGAGCCTAAAGAGAAAATAGAAAATAAAAAATATATACAAATAGAAGGATAA
- a CDS encoding YifB family Mg chelatase-like AAA ATPase — protein sequence MNKRVLSSSYIGVESFLVDVEVDISNGLPNFSIIGLGDTAISESKDRIRTALKNSGFKLEPKKIIVNLSPAGVKKEGAHFDLPIAVGIMMAMGFLKDRYSILDNYLFLGELSLTGEIKRVRGALNSVIFAKEKGYKGVVLPIENYQEAILIKGVDIIPVKNLQEVGEFISKNIVKSVQEQILLPKEESELDFSDVKGQSMAKRALEIAAAGKHNIILIGSPGSGKTMLCKRITTILPPLNEQEIIESTKIYSIAGELSEGRPIINTPPFRAPHHTSTPVAIIGGGKKVVPGEVSLASGGVLFLDELAEFPRSVLESLRQPLEDGVVSISRAQYRVEFKTDFIFIGASNPCPCGFLLDDNGRCNCTSTEINKYMKKISGPIMDRIDLHVEMRKLTDEELMNYSIGESSNSIKARVMKARELQKRRYGEGVYNGTISQKQIQKYCKLSEENREYFKKVIQVMEISARGYDKILKVARTIADLEGSENIEKEHLMEAVSFRNK from the coding sequence ATGAATAAGAGGGTGTTAAGTTCTAGTTATATTGGAGTGGAGTCATTTTTAGTTGATGTGGAAGTGGATATAAGTAATGGACTTCCAAATTTTTCAATAATAGGTTTAGGGGATACAGCAATTTCAGAGAGTAAGGATAGGATAAGGACAGCATTAAAAAATAGTGGATTTAAATTAGAACCCAAAAAAATTATAGTAAATCTATCTCCAGCAGGAGTAAAGAAAGAGGGAGCTCATTTTGATTTACCTATTGCTGTGGGAATAATGATGGCAATGGGATTTTTGAAAGATAGATATAGTATTTTGGATAACTATCTTTTTTTAGGAGAACTTTCACTAACTGGAGAGATAAAAAGAGTAAGAGGAGCATTAAATAGTGTAATATTTGCAAAGGAAAAGGGGTATAAGGGAGTTGTATTACCAATAGAGAACTATCAAGAGGCAATTTTGATAAAAGGAGTGGATATAATTCCAGTAAAAAATCTTCAAGAGGTAGGAGAATTTATCTCTAAAAATATAGTGAAGAGTGTACAAGAGCAAATTCTTTTACCTAAGGAGGAGAGTGAATTAGATTTTTCTGATGTAAAGGGACAAAGTATGGCAAAGAGAGCTTTAGAGATTGCTGCTGCTGGAAAGCATAACATAATTTTAATAGGAAGTCCGGGCTCTGGAAAAACCATGCTTTGTAAAAGAATTACAACAATACTACCACCTTTAAATGAACAAGAGATAATTGAAAGTACAAAAATATATAGTATAGCTGGAGAACTTTCAGAGGGAAGACCAATAATAAACACCCCACCTTTTAGGGCTCCACACCATACAAGTACCCCTGTAGCTATAATAGGTGGGGGGAAAAAAGTTGTTCCTGGAGAGGTTAGTCTTGCTTCAGGAGGAGTACTTTTTTTAGATGAATTGGCAGAGTTTCCAAGAAGTGTTTTAGAAAGTTTGAGACAGCCATTAGAAGATGGAGTTGTATCTATATCAAGAGCTCAATATAGAGTTGAGTTTAAGACAGATTTTATCTTTATTGGAGCAAGTAATCCATGTCCATGTGGATTTTTACTAGATGATAATGGAAGATGTAATTGTACTTCGACTGAGATAAATAAGTATATGAAAAAGATATCCGGTCCAATTATGGATAGAATAGATTTACATGTTGAAATGAGAAAGTTAACAGATGAAGAACTTATGAACTATAGTATAGGAGAGAGTTCTAATAGTATAAAAGCTAGGGTTATGAAAGCAAGAGAACTACAGAAAAGAAGATACGGAGAAGGAGTATATAACGGAACTATATCCCAAAAACAGATACAAAAATATTGTAAATTATCTGAAGAGAATAGAGAGTATTTTAAAAAAGTAATTCAAGTTATGGAAATTTCAGCAAGAGGATATGATAAAATTTTAAAGGTAGCTAGAACAATAGCTGACTTAGAGGGAAGTGAAAATATAGAGAAGGAACACTTGATGGAGGCTGTTTCTTTTAGAAATAAATAA
- the hydG gene encoding [FeFe] hydrogenase H-cluster radical SAM maturase HydG, translating into MREEKYDISFLNEEKINNILKSATEKAKDRKYVEEIIEKAALAEGITAEESAVLLNIEDKELLKKMFKVAKQIKEKIYGKRIVMFAPLYVSNYCVNNCVYCGYQHCNEDLNRKKLTREELVNEVKALEKLGHKRIVLEAGEDPINCSLDYILQCIKDIYSIKFENGNIRRININIAATTVENYKKLKEAEIGTYTLFQETFHKPTYEKLHLSGPKKDYYYHTTAMFRAREAGIDDVGIGVLYGLYEHKYETVAMILYANELERATGVGPHTISVPRLREASNVTLEQYPHLVNNEEFKRLVAVLRLAVPYTGMILSTREEANFRDEVIELGISQVSTGSCTGVGGYSEANENTAQFEVGDHRSPMEMLESLINSGYIPSYCTACYRSGRTGDRFMEIAKSGKINVMCEANALMTLKEFLLDYADEDLKNLGSKAILEALDKMPDENFKNKIKGFLKDIENGARDISV; encoded by the coding sequence ATGAGAGAGGAAAAATATGATATCAGTTTTCTAAATGAAGAAAAAATTAATAATATATTAAAATCTGCAACTGAAAAGGCTAAGGATAGAAAATATGTAGAAGAGATAATCGAAAAAGCAGCCTTAGCAGAGGGAATAACAGCAGAGGAATCAGCAGTTCTTTTAAATATTGAAGATAAAGAGTTACTTAAAAAAATGTTTAAAGTAGCTAAGCAAATTAAAGAGAAAATATATGGTAAAAGAATAGTTATGTTTGCTCCACTGTATGTAAGTAACTATTGCGTAAATAATTGTGTTTACTGTGGATATCAACACTGTAATGAGGATTTAAATAGAAAAAAATTAACAAGAGAAGAGTTAGTAAATGAAGTAAAAGCTCTAGAGAAATTAGGTCATAAAAGAATCGTTTTAGAGGCTGGAGAGGACCCAATTAATTGCTCTTTAGACTATATATTACAATGTATTAAGGACATTTATTCAATCAAGTTTGAAAATGGAAATATAAGAAGAATAAATATAAATATAGCAGCTACGACAGTGGAAAATTATAAAAAATTAAAGGAAGCTGAGATAGGAACATATACTTTATTCCAAGAGACATTCCATAAGCCAACTTATGAAAAATTACATCTTTCAGGTCCTAAAAAAGACTACTATTATCATACAACTGCTATGTTTAGAGCTAGAGAAGCTGGAATAGATGATGTAGGTATTGGAGTACTATATGGATTATATGAGCATAAATATGAGACAGTAGCTATGATATTGTATGCTAATGAGTTAGAGAGAGCTACTGGAGTAGGACCACATACTATATCTGTGCCTAGATTAAGAGAGGCAAGTAATGTTACTCTTGAACAATATCCGCATCTTGTAAATAATGAGGAGTTTAAAAGATTAGTAGCTGTATTAAGATTGGCTGTTCCATATACAGGAATGATACTTTCAACAAGAGAGGAAGCTAACTTCAGAGATGAGGTTATTGAATTAGGAATTTCACAAGTAAGTACTGGTTCTTGTACAGGTGTAGGAGGATACTCTGAAGCCAATGAGAATACTGCTCAATTTGAAGTAGGAGATCATCGTTCTCCAATGGAGATGTTAGAGAGTTTAATAAATAGTGGATATATCCCAAGTTACTGTACAGCTTGTTACCGTTCAGGAAGAACAGGAGACAGATTTATGGAGATAGCTAAGAGTGGAAAAATAAATGTTATGTGTGAGGCTAATGCCCTTATGACATTAAAAGAGTTCCTATTAGATTATGCAGATGAAGATCTTAAAAATTTAGGAAGCAAAGCAATATTAGAAGCTTTAGATAAGATGCCAGATGAGAATTTTAAAAATAAAATAAAGGGATTCTTGAAAGATATCGAGAACGGAGCTAGAGATATCTCTGTTTAA
- a CDS encoding response regulator: MKERLKKYIRKRAIFGLTILSFFMILSIFSLLVVKDKILDNIQLMGKQISEQLLIKENEKIGNYEMFVRTAGIWLNDQIEKHKSDDELREWMKEYTDYINQELNTKKVEIYAAIDKKIIGVTYWKGNEHFNVDEAEWYNLAILTNGKVIYTDTYKDIRTGESSFTVAKKINENGDVLAVDIYLDELSEPGFYKDLPLGSSYFLCDAKGNIVYSIHRSKNSENEINRYIQKVIYEILDGKHDVADSFTIDLEGKKRGVYYSLSKNGWISILTIPYTTLLIEVEELYYFYIGSFVLLILIGIVSYYREVCLNKKIEETNEAVRVLGNSYYAIYRIDFKKERYFMLKGSGYMQELLSRSGNYQIFIEALIEVIEPEAREEFRKGFSLESIRDLVKRRVKDFGGDFKRKFGSEYKWVNVRVLYDEALSINEVILCFKEINDEKKQQLEHTELLKDSLKTMEKNMKSRNIFFSNMSHDMRTPLNGIIGLSELAKSHVESPSEILKYLEKINSSSKQLLNLINDILDLSKADFGKYKLNREEFSLKESIEESLILFEVDAKKMEKDFEVIYKIENNRVIGDFNKIRQILNNIISNAFKYTRVGDKITLTIEEIKREKYSNFRFEVKDTGYGMTEEFLERIFLPFERETRFGAKGIKGTGLGMPIVKNLVTQLEGEIAITSEIEKGTTVSIIIPLEISKEKVEVKVKEENGFETSLEGRTILIAEDNEINMEIATEFLQMKGLNIIQAWNGLEAVEKFEASKVGSIDVILMDMQMPELDGCEAAKRIRNLGRSDAKSIPIVAVTANAFPEDISATTLAGMNGHISKPIDFNILEKKLKEYLKRK, translated from the coding sequence ATGAAGGAAAGATTGAAAAAGTATATTAGGAAAAGAGCAATATTTGGTTTAACAATACTTTCATTTTTTATGATTCTATCTATTTTTTCACTATTAGTAGTGAAAGATAAAATTTTAGATAATATACAGCTAATGGGGAAACAAATATCAGAACAATTATTAATAAAAGAGAATGAAAAAATTGGAAATTATGAGATGTTTGTTAGAACTGCAGGAATTTGGTTAAATGACCAAATAGAGAAACACAAATCTGATGATGAGTTAAGAGAGTGGATGAAAGAATATACAGATTATATTAATCAGGAGTTAAATACTAAAAAAGTAGAAATCTATGCGGCTATAGATAAAAAAATTATAGGTGTTACTTATTGGAAAGGAAATGAACATTTTAATGTAGATGAAGCTGAGTGGTATAATTTGGCTATATTGACTAACGGAAAAGTTATTTATACAGATACTTATAAAGATATCAGAACAGGAGAGTCGAGTTTTACAGTAGCTAAAAAAATAAATGAGAATGGAGATGTTTTAGCTGTAGATATATATTTAGACGAGTTATCAGAACCAGGATTTTATAAGGATTTACCTCTTGGAAGTTCATATTTTCTTTGTGATGCTAAGGGAAATATAGTTTATAGTATACATAGAAGTAAAAATAGTGAAAATGAAATAAATAGATATATTCAAAAGGTAATATATGAGATATTAGATGGAAAACATGATGTAGCAGATTCTTTTACTATTGATTTAGAAGGGAAAAAAAGAGGAGTGTATTACTCCTTATCAAAAAATGGATGGATATCTATATTAACAATACCGTATACCACTTTATTAATTGAAGTAGAGGAATTATATTACTTTTATATAGGAAGCTTCGTATTACTTATATTAATAGGAATAGTGTCTTATTATAGAGAAGTTTGCTTGAATAAAAAAATAGAAGAAACTAATGAAGCTGTAAGAGTTTTAGGAAATTCATATTATGCTATTTATAGAATTGATTTTAAAAAAGAGAGATATTTTATGTTAAAGGGTTCTGGGTATATGCAAGAACTATTATCTCGTTCGGGAAATTATCAAATTTTTATAGAAGCTTTAATCGAAGTAATAGAACCAGAAGCAAGGGAAGAATTTAGAAAAGGATTTTCATTAGAAAGCATCAGAGATTTAGTTAAAAGAAGAGTAAAGGATTTTGGTGGGGATTTCAAAAGAAAATTTGGTTCAGAATATAAATGGGTAAACGTAAGAGTTCTTTATGATGAAGCTTTAAGTATTAATGAAGTTATTTTATGTTTTAAAGAGATTAATGATGAGAAGAAGCAACAATTAGAACACACAGAATTACTAAAAGATTCATTGAAAACAATGGAAAAAAATATGAAATCTAGAAATATATTTTTCTCAAATATGTCCCACGATATGAGAACTCCTTTAAACGGAATAATTGGTTTATCTGAGTTGGCAAAATCTCATGTAGAAAGTCCAAGTGAAATATTAAAATATCTAGAAAAAATTAATAGTTCAAGTAAACAACTTTTAAATCTAATAAATGATATTTTAGATTTGTCTAAAGCAGACTTCGGAAAATATAAATTGAATAGAGAGGAATTTTCTCTAAAAGAGAGTATAGAAGAGAGTCTAATTCTTTTTGAAGTAGATGCTAAAAAAATGGAAAAAGATTTTGAAGTTATATATAAAATAGAAAATAATAGAGTTATTGGTGATTTTAATAAAATACGTCAAATTTTAAATAATATTATCTCAAATGCTTTTAAATATACAAGAGTTGGAGATAAAATAACTTTAACAATAGAAGAGATAAAAAGAGAAAAGTATTCTAATTTCCGTTTTGAAGTAAAAGATACCGGTTATGGAATGACTGAAGAATTTTTAGAAAGAATATTTCTTCCTTTTGAAAGAGAAACAAGATTTGGAGCTAAAGGTATAAAGGGAACTGGTCTAGGAATGCCGATTGTAAAAAATCTAGTTACACAATTAGAGGGAGAGATTGCTATAACAAGTGAAATAGAGAAGGGAACAACAGTTTCTATAATTATTCCATTGGAGATTTCTAAAGAAAAAGTGGAAGTAAAAGTCAAAGAAGAGAACGGATTTGAAACTTCACTTGAAGGAAGAACAATATTAATTGCTGAAGATAATGAGATTAATATGGAAATAGCTACAGAATTTTTACAAATGAAAGGATTAAATATAATACAAGCTTGGAATGGATTGGAGGCAGTTGAGAAATTTGAAGCTTCTAAAGTAGGAAGTATTGATGTTATACTAATGGATATGCAAATGCCAGAGTTAGATGGATGTGAAGCAGCTAAAAGAATTAGAAATCTAGGTAGAAGTGATGCTAAGAGTATTCCAATAGTGGCAGTAACAGCCAATGCTTTTCCTGAGGATATATCAGCAACAACTTTAGCAGGAATGAATGGACATATATCTAAGCCGATAGATTTTAATATATTAGAGAAGAAATTGAAAGAATATTTAAAAAGAAAGTAA
- a CDS encoding response regulator yields the protein MNNRDTILIVDDQEINRAILSQIFIEKYQIVEAENGKVALEYIKNNKERIVAILLDIIMPEMDGMELLRILKKEELEENIPIFLITADTSQEKMREGYELGVNDIIEKPFVPFFLEKRINSIVELYKTKERLNNIVEHQAEIIEEKVKDIKILSNTMLETLALAIEFRSGETGQHVQNIRKLTFKLLRKLKQENYEECVNLTDEDIENITNASILHDIGKIAIPDAILNKPGRFTPEEFEIMKTHSARGGEIIERIPCKEKRPLFRYAYDICRHHHERWNGKGYPDGLVGKENKIWAQVVALADVYDALISKRCYKDPYERQKAVDMIVNGECGEFNPELIKAFIEIEKEL from the coding sequence ATGAATAATAGAGATACGATTCTAATAGTTGATGACCAAGAAATCAATAGAGCAATATTAAGTCAAATTTTTATAGAGAAATATCAAATTGTAGAAGCTGAAAATGGAAAAGTGGCCTTAGAATATATAAAAAATAATAAAGAAAGAATAGTAGCGATATTATTGGATATAATAATGCCAGAAATGGATGGAATGGAGCTATTAAGAATTCTAAAAAAAGAAGAACTAGAAGAGAATATTCCTATTTTTTTAATAACAGCAGATACCTCTCAAGAGAAAATGAGAGAGGGATATGAATTAGGGGTAAATGATATTATCGAAAAACCATTTGTTCCATTTTTTCTAGAAAAAAGAATAAATAGTATTGTAGAATTATATAAAACAAAGGAAAGATTAAATAATATAGTTGAACATCAAGCTGAAATTATTGAGGAGAAAGTAAAGGATATAAAAATTTTGAGTAACACTATGCTTGAAACATTAGCCTTAGCTATTGAGTTTAGAAGTGGAGAGACAGGTCAACATGTACAAAATATAAGAAAGTTAACTTTTAAACTTTTAAGAAAATTAAAACAGGAAAATTATGAAGAATGTGTAAACTTAACAGATGAAGATATAGAAAATATTACAAATGCTTCTATACTACACGATATAGGGAAAATAGCTATTCCAGATGCTATATTAAATAAACCAGGAAGATTTACTCCAGAAGAGTTTGAAATAATGAAAACTCATTCAGCAAGGGGAGGCGAGATAATAGAGAGGATACCATGTAAAGAAAAAAGACCATTATTTAGATATGCTTATGATATTTGTCGTCATCATCATGAGCGTTGGAATGGAAAGGGATATCCTGATGGTTTAGTTGGAAAAGAGAATAAAATTTGGGCTCAAGTAGTAGCTTTAGCAGATGTTTATGATGCTTTAATAAGTAAGAGATGTTATAAGGATCCATATGAAAGACAGAAAGCTGTTGATATGATAGTGAATGGAGAGTGTGGAGAATTTAATCCAGAGTTGATAAAAGCTTTTATAGAGATAGAGAAAGAATTATAA